In Molothrus ater isolate BHLD 08-10-18 breed brown headed cowbird chromosome 19, BPBGC_Mater_1.1, whole genome shotgun sequence, a single genomic region encodes these proteins:
- the SDK2 gene encoding protein sidekick-2 isoform X2: MARLRSWGLLCFAVLALPGPPGAGAQDDVSPYFKTEPVRSQVHLEGNRLVLTCMAEGSWPLEFKWLHNSQELTKFSLEYRYMITSLDRTHAGFYRCIVRNRMGALLQRQTEVQVAYMGSFEDSEAQQSVSHGEAAVIPAPRIASFPQPQVTWFRDGRKISPSSRVAITLENTLVILSTVAPDAGRYYVQAVNDKNGDNKTSQPITLTVANVGGPADPIAPTIIVPPKNTSVVAGTSEVTMECVANARPLIKLHIIWKKDGVPVSSGISDYSRRLTILHPTLSDSGFYECQAVLRSSSVPAVTAGAFLSVLEPPQFIREPERHITAEMEKVVAIPCQAKGVPPPEMAWYKDAALLQLEKLSRFQLLQDGSLQISGLLPDDTGMFQCFARNAAGEVQTTTYLAVTSIAPNITRGPQDSTVIDGMAVILNCETSGAPRPAITWQKGERVLASGSVQLPRFTLLESGSLLVSPAHLPDAGTYTCLATNSRGVDEASADLVVWARTRITDPPQDQSVIKGTKAVMSCGVTHDPSVDVRYVWEKDGAPLGPESGPRVRLDEVGTLHISQTWSGDIGTYTCKVISAGGNDSRSAHLRVRQLPHAPESPVAALSPQEKRAINLTWAKPFDGNSPLLRYVVEVSENNAPWTVLLASVDPEVTSVTVRGLVPARSYQFRLCAVNDVGRGQFSKDTERVSLPEEPPSAPPQNVIASGRTNQSIMIQWQPPPESHQNGVLKGYIIRYCLAGLPVGYQFKNITNAEVNNLLLEDLIIWTNYEIEVAAYNSAGLGVYSMKVTEWTLQGVPTVPPGNVQAEATNSTTIRFTWNPPSPQFINGINQGYKLIAWEPEHEDEATVVTVRPNFQDSVHVGYVPGLRKFAEYLTSVLCFTTPGDGPRSPPQLVRTHEDVPGPVGHLSFSDILDTSLKVSWQEPLEKNGILTGYRISWEEYNRTNTRVTHYLPNVTLEYRVTGLTALTTYTIEVAAMTSKGQGQLSSSTISSGVPPELPGAPTNLGISNIGPRSVTIQFRPGYDGKTSISRWQVEAQVGQNGEAGEWGLVHQLANEPDTRSMEVPNLKPYTYYSFRMRQVNIVGTSPPSLPSRRIQTLQAPPDMAPANVTLRTASETSLWLRWMPLLEQEYNGSPDSVGYRIRYARADGRGQPALQLIRDRVEREFTIEDLQEWTEYRVQVQAFNAIGPGPWSPPVLGRTRESVPSSGPSNVSAVATSSSSLLVRWSDISEADCNGLILGYKVLYKEKGSEARARFWLAEGNASHSAQLTGLAKYTLYEIRVLAFTRMGDGVPSRPPVLERTLDDVPGPPVGLLFPEVRTTLVRLIWQPPAAPNGVILAYQVSHRLNTSAVTAAAVEVLDASARQFTATGLQPEATYLFRVTAQSRKGWGEPAEALVVTTEKRARPQPPGKPLAQQEEVRARSVLLSWEPGSDGLSPVRYYTVQSRELPDGEWALHSSPVSHNATAFVVDRLKPFTSYKFRVKATNDIGDSEYSEESESLTTLQAAPEEAPTILSITPHTTTSVLIRWQPPAEDKINGILLGFRLRYRELLHDSLRGFALRGLGHPGATPVYAVHNLSEVSLTQYELDNLSKHRRYEIRMSVYNAVGEGPPSPPQEVFVGEAVPTAAPRNVAVQAVTATQLDVTWEPPPVESQNGDIQGYKIHFWEEQRQNQSTRVKTLFLPETGVKLKNLTGYTYYWVSVAAFNAAGDGPRSVPVKARTQQAAPSAPGSIRFSELTTTSVNVSWEPPPLPNGVLEGYRLVYEPCTPVDGVSKIVTVDVKGSSPLWMKVKDLAEGVTYRFRIRARTFAYGPDVEANITTGPGEGAPGPPGEPFISRYGSAITIHWSSGDPGQGPITRYVIEARPSDEGLWDILIKDIPKEVTSYTFSMDILKQGVSYDFRVIAVNDYGYGTPSTPSPSVSAQKTNPFYEEWWFLVVIALVGLIFILLLVFVLIIRGQSKKYSKKSDSGNSSKAAALSHGEMVSLDEGSFPALELNNRRLSVKNSFCRKNGIYTRSPPRPSPGSLHYSDEDVTKYNDLIPAESSSLTEKPSEVSDSQGSDSEYEVDPGHQKAHSFVNHYISDPTYYNSWRRQQKGISRAQAYSYTESDSGEPEHTPLSNSASTQQGSLFRPKASRTPTPQTPGNAPSSQPGTLYRPPSSLAPGSRAPIAGFSSFV, encoded by the exons aCGATGTCTCCCCGTACTTCAAGACGGAGCCGGTGCGGAGCCAGGTGCACCTGGAGGGGAACCGGCTGGTGCTCACCTGCATGGCCGAGGGCAGCTGGCCCCTGGAGTTCAAGTGGCTGCACAACAGCCAGGAGCTCACCAAGTTCTCCCTGGAGTACAG GTACATGATCACCTCGCTGGACCGCACCCACGCCGGCTTCTACCGCTGCATCGTCCGCAACCGCATGGGAGCGCTGCTGCAGCGCCAGACCGAGGTGCAGGTGGCCT ACATGGGGAGCTTTGAGGACAGCGAGGCGCAGCAGAGCGTGTCCCACGGCGAGGCGGCCGTCATCCCTGCGCCCCGCATCGCCagcttcccacagccccaggtcACCTGGTTCCGCGATGGACGGAAGATCTCCCCCAGCAGCCGCGT AGCCATCACGCTGGAGAACACCCTGGTGATCCTGTCCACGGTGGCGCCGGACGCGGGGCGTTACTACGTGCAGGCGGTCAATGACAAGAACGGGGACAACAAGACAAGCCAGCCCATCACCCTGACGGTGGCCA ATGTGGGTGGCCCAGCTGATCCCATCGCACCCACCATCATTGTCCCTCCCAAAAACACCAGCGTGGTGGCCGGGACCTCGGAGGTGACCATGGAGTGTGTGGCCAACGCCAG GCCACTGATCAAGCTGCACATCATCTGGAAGAAGGACGGGGTGCCTGTGTCCAGCGGGATCAGCGACTACAGCCGGCGGCTGACCATCCTGCACCCCACCCTGAGCGACAGCGGCTTCTAcgagtgccaggctgtgctgcgCAGCAGCAGCGTCCCCGCCGTGACTGCCGGCGCCttcctgtctgtgctgg AGCCCCCTCAGTTCATCAGGGAGCCGGAGAGGCACATCACAGCCGAGATGGAGAAGGTGGTGGCCATCCCCTGCCAAGCCAAGG GTGTCCCTCCTCCTGAGATGGCCTGGTACAAGGAcgctgccctcctgcagctggagaagctgtcccgtttccagctgctgcaggatggcagCCTGCAGATCAGCGGGCTGCTCCCTGATGACACCGGAATGTTCCAGTGCTTCGCCCGCAACGCAGCCGGCGAGGTGCAGACCACCACGTACCTGGCCGTGACCA GCATCGCCCCCAACATCACGCGGGGTCCCCAGGACAGCACAGTGATCGATGGCATGGCCGTCATCCTCAACTGCGAGACCTCGGGGGCGCCGCGCCCGGCCATCACCTGGCAGAAAG gggaGCGGGTCCTGGCCAGCGGCTCGGTGCAGCTGCCCCGTTTCACCCTGCTGGAGTCAGGCAGCCTCCTGGTGAGCCCCGCACACCTGCCCGACGCTGGCACCTACACCTGCCTGGCCACCAACTCCCGCGGCGTGGACGAGGCCTCTGCCGACCTGGTGGTCTGGG CAAGGACACGGATCACAGACCCGCCACAGGACCAGAGTGTCATCAAGGGCACCAAGGCTGTCATGAGCTGCGGGGTCACCCATGACCCCAGTGTGGACGTCAG GTACGTCTGGGAGAAGGATGGGGCTCCACTGGGCCCTGAGAGCGGCCCCCGGGTGCGCCTGGACGAGGTGGGCACCCTGCACATCTCCCAGACCTGGTCGGGTGACATCGGCACCTACACCTGCAAGGTGATCTCGGCCGGGGGCAACGACTCTCGCAGCGCCCACCTCCGTGTCCG GCAGCTCCCCCACGCCCCCGAGAGCCCTGTGGCCGCCCTGAGCCCGCAGGAGAAACGGGCCATCAACCTCACCTGGGCCAAGCCCTTCGACGGCAACAGTCCCCTGCTCCGCTACGTCGTGGAGGTCTCCGAGAACA ACGCGCCCTGGACCGTGCTGCTGGCCAGCGTGGACCCCGAGGTGACATCGGTGACAGTGCGGGGCTTGGTGCCCGCTCGCTCCTACCAGTTCCGCCTGTGTGCTGTGAACGACGTGGGCAGGGGACAGTTCAGCAAGGACACGGAGAG ggtgtccctgcccgaGGAGCCGCCCTCTGCGCCCCCCCAGAACGTCATCGCCAGCGGCCGCACCAACCAGTCCATCATGATCCAGTGGCAGCCGCCCCCCGAGAGCCACCAGAACGGGGTCCTCAAGGGCTACATCATCCG GTACTGCCTGGCCGGGCTGCCCGTGGGGTACCAGTTCAAGAACATCACCAACGCCGAGGTCAACAACCTCCTCCTGGAGGACCTCATCATCTGGACCAACTACGAGATCGAGGTGGCCGCCTACAACAGCGCTGGCCTGGGGGTCTACAGCATGAAGGTGACAGAGTGGACGCTGCAGGGAG TGCCCACGGTGCCTCCAGGGAATGTGCAGGCTGAGGCCACCAACTCCACCACCATCCGCTTCACCTGgaacccccccagcccccagtTCATCAACGGCATCAACCAGGGCTACAAG CTCATCGCCTGGGAGCCGGAGCACGAGGACGAGGCCACGGTGGTGACGGTGCGGCCCAACTTCCAGGACAGCGTGCACGTGGGCTACGTGCCGGGGCTGCGCAAGTTCGCCGAGTACCTGACCTCGGTGCTGTGCTTCACCACGCCCGGGGACGGCCCGCGCAGCCCCCCTCAGCTGGTGCGCACCCACGAGGACG TGCCTGGCCCCGTGGGACACCTGAGCTTCAGTGACATCCTGGATACGTCCCTGAAGGTCAGCTGGCAGGAGCCGCTGGAGAAGAATGGGATCCTGACGG GGTACCGGATCTCCTGGGAGGAGTACAACCGCACCAACACGCGGGTGACGCACTACCTGCCCAACGTCACCCTGGAGTACCGCGTCACCGGCCTCACTGCTCTCACCACCTACACCATCGAGGTGGCCGCCATGACCTccaagggacagggacagctctcctCCTCCACCATCTCCTCAGGGGTCCCCCCAG agctCCCCGGTGCCCCCACCAACCTGGGCATCTCCAACATCGGCCCCCGCTCCGTCACCATCCAGTTTCGCCCGGGTTACGATGGCAAAACCTCCATCTCCCGCTGGCAGGTGGAGGCACAG GTGGGCCAGAACGGCGAGGCCGGCGAGTGGGGGCTCGTGCACCAGCTGGCCAACGAGCCCGACACCCGCTCCATGGAGGTGCCCAACCTGAAGCCCTACACCTACTACAG cTTCCGCATGCGGCAGGTGAACATCGTGGGCACCAGCccccccagcctgccctccaGGAGGATCCAGACCCTCCAGGCCCCCCCGGACATGGCCCCTGCCAACGTCACCCTGAGGACGGCCAGTGAGACCAGCCTGTGGCTGCGCTGGATG cccctcctggagcaggagtACAACGGGAGCCCCGATTCGGTGGGCTACAGGATCCGGTATGCGCGGGCGGACGGGCGGGGGCAGCCGGCGCTGCAGCTGATCCGTGACCGCGTGGAGAGGGAATTCACCATCGAGGACCTGCAGGAGTGGACCGAGTACCGGGTGCAGGTCCAGGCCTTCAACGCCATCGGCCCCGGGCCCTGGAGCCCCCCGGTGCTGGGGCGCACCCGGGAGTCAG TGCCCTCCTCTGGCCCCAGCAATGTGTCAGCAGTGgccacctcctccagcagcctgctggTCCGATGGAGTGACATTTCTGAGGCTGACTGCAACGGGCTCATCCTGGGCTACAAG GTGCTGTACAAGGAGAAGGGTTCGGAGGCACGTGCCCGGTTCTGGCTGGCAGAGGGCAATGCCTCCCACAGTGCCCAGCTCACCGGGCTGGCCAAGTACACCCTGTACGAGATCCGGGTGCTGGCCTTCACCAGGATGGGCGATGGTGTCCCCAGCCGGCCTCCTGTCCTCGAGAGGACACTGGATGATG TGCCCGGGCCCCCCGTGGGGCTCCTCTTTCCTGAAGTGAGGACCACCTTGGTGAGGCTCATCTGGCAGCCCCCGGCAGCCCCCAACGGCGTCATCCTGG CCTACCAGGTCAGCCACCGCCTGAACACCTCGGCGGTGACCGCGGCCGCCGTGGAGGTGCTGGATGCCAGCGCCCGGCAGTTCACGGCCACCGGCCTGCAGCCCGAGGCCACCTACCTGTTCCGTGTCACCGCGCAGAGCCGCAAGGGCTGGGGCGAGCCGGCCGAAGCGCTGGTGGTCACCACCGAGAAGAGAG cccggccGCAGCCCCCCGGGAAGCCGCTGGCGCAGCAGGAGGAGGTGCGGGCGCGGAGcgtgctgctgtcctgggagcCGGGCAGCGATGGGCTCTCCCCCGTGCGCTACTACACCGTGCAGAGCCGCGAGCTGCCCGACGGAGAATGGGCCCTGCACTCCTCCCCCGTCAGCCACAACGCCACCGCCTTCGTCGTGGacag gctgaAACCCTTCACCTCCTACAAGTTCCGTGTGAAGGCCACAAACGACATCGGGGACAGCGAGTACAGCGAGGAGTCGGAGTCCCTGACCACCCTGCAGGCAG cccccgAGGAGGCTCCCACCATCCTCTCCATCACTCCCCACACCACCACGTCGGTGCTCATCCGCTGGCAG cccccggcTGAGGACAAGATCAACGGGATCCTGCTGGGCTTCCGGCTGCGCTACCGGGAGCTGCTGCACGACAGCCTGAGGGGCTTCGCCCTGCGCGGCCTCGGCCACCCCGGCGCCACCC CTGTCTATGCCGTGCACAACCTCAGCGAGGTGTCCCTCACCCAGTACGAGCTGGACA ACCTGAGCAAGCACCGGCGCTATGAGATCCGGATGAGCGTCTACAACGCCGTGGGCGAgggaccccccagccccccccagGAGGTGTTTGTGGGGGAAGCAG tgCCCACCGCAGCGCCCCGGAACGTGGCCGTGCAGGCGGTGACGGCCACGCAGCTGGATGTCACCTGGGAGCCGCCCCCCGTGGAGAGCCAGAACGGCGACATCCAGGGCTACAAG ATCCACTTCTGGGAGGAGCAGCGGCAGAACCAGAGCACGAGGGTCAAGACCCTTTTCCTGCCTGAGACTGGCGTGAAGCTGAAGAACCTGACGGGCTACACCTACTACTGGGTCAGCGTGGCCGCCTTCAACGCGGCAGGTGACGGGCCCCGCAGCGTCCCCGTGAAGGCACGGACACAGCAGGCAG CCCCCAGCGCTCCCGGCTCCATCCGCTTCAGCGAGCTGACCACCACCTCGGTGAACGTGTCCTGGGAGCCACCTCCGCTGCCCAACGGCGTCCTCGAGGGCTACAGGCTGGTCTACGAGCCCTGCACGCCCGTGGATG gtgtcagCAAGATCGTGACGGTGGATGTGAAGGGGAGCAGCCCGCTGTGGATGAAGGTCAAGGACCTGGCTGAGGGTGTCACCTACCGCTTCCGAATCCGGGCCAGAACCTTCGCCTACGGGCCGGACGTCGAGGCCAACATCACCACGGGGCCTGGGGAAG GTGCCCCCGGCCCCCCTGGAGAGCCCTTCATCTCCCGCTATGGCTCGGCCATCACCATCCACTGGTCCAGTGGGGACCCTGGCCAAGGTCCCATCACCAGATACGTCATCGAGGCCCGGCCCTCAG ATGAGGGGCTCTGGGACATCCTCATCAAAGACATCCCCAAGGAGGTGACCTCCTACACCTTCAGCATGGACATCCTCAAGCAGGGGGTCAGCTACGACTTCCGAGTCATTGCTGTGAATGACTACGGCTAcggcacccccagcaccccttCCCCCTCCGTGTCAG cccagaaAACCAACCCCTTCTATGAGGAGTGGTGGTTCCTGGTGGTCATTGCCCTGGTGGGGctcatcttcatcctcctcctcgtcTTCGTGCTCATCATCCGCGGGCAGAGCAAGAAATACTCCAAGAAGTCGGACTCAG GGAACAGCTCCAAGGCTGCCGCCCTGAGCCACGGTGAGATGGTGAGCCTGGATGAGGGCAGCTTCCCCGCCCTGGAGCTCAACAACCGCCGCCTGTCGGTCAAGAATTCCTTCTGCAGGAAGAACGGCATCTACACCCG gtccccgccccggcccagccccggcagccTGCACTACTCGGACGAGGACGTGACCAAGTACAACGACCTGATCCCCGCCgagagcagcagcctgaccGAGAAACCCTCCGAGGTCTCCGACTCCCAG GGCAGCGACAGCGAGTACGAGGTGGACCCCGGGCACCAGAAGGCACATTCCTTTGTCAACCACTACATCAGCGACCCCACCTACTACAACTCCTGGCGGCGGCAGCAGAAGGGCATCTCCCGTGCTCAGGCTTACAGCTACACTGAGAGCGACTCGGGCGAGCCCGAGCACACCCCGCTGTCCAACAGCGCCTCCACgcagcagggcagcctgttccgccccaaagccagcaggacTCCCACCCCCCAGACCCCCGGCAACgcccccagcagccagcccgGGACCCTGTACCGCCCGCCCAGCAGCCTGGCCCCCGGCTCCAGAGCCCCCATCGCTGGCTTCTCCTCTTTCGTTTGA